One Paenibacillus sp. SYP-B4298 genomic window, GATTGGCGATCGTGAGCACCTTCTCCCCACTGGCTGCCGGAGTTTTACTCTCGGTATTCGTTCCTTTGTCCGTGCCAGTCGTCGTGTTGCCGCCACCGCCAGAGCTGGAGCAGCCAGCCAGAATCAGCATGCCTGCCAGCAGGACGATCAGCCCTTTCATCATTGCTCGTCTGGATGTCAATGTACTCAGCATCTTTTAAGCCTCCATTATTGTTTAGTAGGGTATACAGGGTGTTCCAGATAAGACAAGCCCAAGTGAACCAACAGTGACGCCCCCAGCACCATCGCTTCCTCATCCAGGTCGAACTGAGGATGGTGCAGCGGAAACATCGTCTCGCGCTGTCCATTACTGGCTCCCAGCCGGAAGAAGACACCCGGCACCTGCTCCGCATAAAAAGCAAAATCCTCTCCGCCTGTTGACGGCTTCACATGCTCCCAGCGCCTTTCTCCCAGTAGCTGTTCACTCGCCTCTGTGAAGAAGCGCACCATCTGCCCATCATTATGCACAGGCGGGTAGCCCATCCCGAAGTTCAGCTCATAGCCTGCGCCGAACGACTGCACGACGCCACCGATCACTTGATGCAGCAGCTTGGGCACCTGCTCTCTGACGACAGGAGACAATGTCCGTACCGTGCCCTTCATCCGCACCTCAGGCGCGATCGCGGTACCCATATAGCCGCCCTCGATCTTGCCGATCGTCACCACGACAGTCTCCAGCGGATCAATCAGACGGCTCGCTATATGCTGCAACGCTGTAATGACCTGCGCCGACACTGTAATGGCATCGATCGTCTCATGCGGGCGTGCCGCATGGCCGCCCTTGCCCGTAATCACCAGCTCGAAGCCATCTGCCGAAGCGAAGGCGATGCCATCTGTTACCGCAAGCCGCCCGGTTGGCAAAGCCGGGAATACATGCAATCCCGCCATCGCCTCGATGCGCGGCTCCTGCTCCAACAGACCATCCTCGATCATCGCCTTGGCCCCGGCAAGTCCCTCCTCTGCCGGCTGAAATACGAACTTGATATTGCCGCGCTCTGGTCTTCCCAGCTCTGCCAGAAGCCCCGCTGCACCCATCAGCATACTCGTATGCGCATCATGGCCGCACAGATGCGCTTTGCCGGGAATCGTCGAGCAATAGTCTACACGCTTGGCATCTTGAATCGGGAGCGCGTCCATGTCGGCTCGCAGGCCGATCGTAGGTCCTGGCTGCTTGCCGCGCAGTAGCGCTACGACACCTGTGCCGCCGAGTCCTGTCTGCACCTCCAGGCCGCAGGCTCGAAGATGCGCCTCGACAATTGCAGCCGTGCGCACCTCCTCATAGCCGATCTCTGGGTGACGGTGAAAGTCCCGCCTC contains:
- a CDS encoding M20 metallopeptidase family protein, encoding MSIQPQYILTKAAEWKERMVSWRRDFHRHPEIGYEEVRTAAIVEAHLRACGLEVQTGLGGTGVVALLRGKQPGPTIGLRADMDALPIQDAKRVDYCSTIPGKAHLCGHDAHTSMLMGAAGLLAELGRPERGNIKFVFQPAEEGLAGAKAMIEDGLLEQEPRIEAMAGLHVFPALPTGRLAVTDGIAFASADGFELVITGKGGHAARPHETIDAITVSAQVITALQHIASRLIDPLETVVVTIGKIEGGYMGTAIAPEVRMKGTVRTLSPVVREQVPKLLHQVIGGVVQSFGAGYELNFGMGYPPVHNDGQMVRFFTEASEQLLGERRWEHVKPSTGGEDFAFYAEQVPGVFFRLGASNGQRETMFPLHHPQFDLDEEAMVLGASLLVHLGLSYLEHPVYPTKQ